Genomic segment of Streptomyces zhihengii:
TAGAGCCAGAGCACCCCGGCCGTGTCGCGGGCGACCAGGTCCCCCGCGGTGGTGCCGGCGATGTCGCCGACGGCCGTGAGCTGGTTGTAGACGCCCCAGCCGCCGCCGACGCGGGTGCGGGCGGCGAAGGGGGCGGTGTCCGAGCCCGTGCCCTTGTAGAACCAGAGCACTCCGGCGGTGTCCGCGGCGACGAGGTCGGCGCGGCCGTCGCCGTCGAGGTCCGAGCCGCCGGTGATCCGGTCGTAGACGCCCCAGCCGCCGCCGACGCGGGTGCGGGCGGCGAAGTTGCCGTCGCCCTTGCCCGCGTAGTGCCAGAGCACCCCGGACCCGTCGGCGGCGACGAGGTCGCCGACCCGGTTGCCCACGATGTCGCCGACGGCCTCGATGTGCTTGTACGTCTGCCAGCCCGCGCCGATCCGGGCCCGCTGGGACGCCGCGAACACGCCGTCCACCGGCTTGTTGCGCAGGTCGTCGCGCCACAGCACACCGGACGCGTCCCGCGCGAGGACGTCGGTGGAACCGTTGTCGTTGTAGTCGTGCGGGTCGGCCGCCCGGGAGACCGTCATGAAGTAGCCCTGGTAGGCGGGCTCGCCGACACCGTCCGCCGGCGCCGCCTCGGCCTCCACCGCGTACTTCCCGTTCGGCGCGTCCACCCCGTCGGCGAGGCCGTCCCAGGTGAACGGGAAGTACGTGTCCGGACCGGTCAGCCGCCGGTGGATCTCCTTGCCCGTGGCGATGTGGGTGAGCGTGACGTCCAGGTGGGCCGCGGGCCGCGAGAGCGTCCAGTGCAGCGACACCTCGCCGCCGTCCTCGTCCAGGTCGACCGTCTCGGGCACGTACTCCTGCGAGAAGCCCAGCGGCGCCGGAGCACCCGGCTCCGCGACCTTGGTGACCTCGGGGGCGCCGTCCTGCCCGGCCGCGATCCGGAACAGCCCCTCGCCGTCGGCGGCCCGCCGGCCGCTGAACACGGCGCTGCCGTCGGCCGCGCGCGCCGAGCTGGTCGCGACGTCCAGCAGGTCACGGCTCCCGCCGTCGGCCAGGGACACGGCCCGGGCCGGGTTGTCCGCGTTGCCGTACACCAGCCGGTCGCCCACGAGTTCCATGTGCCACTCGTCGCTCCGGGAGCCGATCACGGTCTGCTTCTCCTCGCCCGTGGCGCGGTCGACCGACGTGACGTACAGCCCGGTGCCCGACTTCCAGTCCAGCCAGGCCACATGGGAGGTGGAGAACATCATCCGGCTGAAGCCGTACCCGGACTCGGCGGCCGTGTAGGCGGTGGTCACCGTCCTGTCCGTCAGCTCGATCAGCGCCCGGCCGCCGGTCCGCGCGCCCTCGGGGCCGGTCGCGTACCCGACGAAGGCGATACCGTCCCTGACCGGCGCGCTGGTGAAGAACTCGGTGGCGTCCGCGGGCAGCCCCGAGACCTTGCGGCTGGTGGTCGCGGCGCCGTCCTTGCTCACGACGTGCAGCTCCGCCGTGCCGTCCTCGTGCGTCACCTGCGCGAGCACGCTCGTCGGGCCCACCACGGCCACGTAGTTGGCGCCGAGGGCGCCGAGGTCGATGTCCACGCCCGGGGCGGCCGGGTCGGCCATGTCCCGCAGAGTGAGGGCGCGCATCTGGGACGTCCAGTTGTCGTCGCCGAGCGCGATCACATCAGTGCCCGAGGTGGCCCATCCGCCGCCCTCGGGGTAGTCGATCCGCACCGCGGCCCCGCCCGTGTACGGAGTCCAGTGCAGCTCCCTGGTGCCGTCCTGGGTGAAGGAGTAGGTGAGGAACCCCGTCGCGCCCGTACCCGCGAGCTCGGAGCCCTCCGGGAACACGGGCAGGGCCGCGGGCTGTTCGTCGGCGGCCGGCGCCGCGAGAGGACCCGCGGGCGCGGCGAAGGCGGCCGGCGCGACGGCCAGGGTGCCGGCCCCGAGGGCCGTGACGGCGAGGACGGCCGTGACGGCCGAGGCGAGACGGATACCGGTGGAGCGGAACTGCAAGGCGAACCCCCACGAGAAGACCGGACACGAATGTGTCGTGTCCGGTCGGACTCATGATCGGGTCGATCAGTTGTACGGAACTCCCCGCGAACCGGGCCGAGTTCCCTCCGGATCGGGCACCACGCGACCGCGCAGGTCGACGTGCCGGTCCTGATGCGCCTCACTCCGGCCCGGGGCCGAGGTCCGTGAGCGCAGCCCCCAGCCGGCGGGCGCCCTCGGTGAGCTCGGCGTGGTCGGCGGTCGCGGCGAACCCGATCCGCAGGTGGGCCGCCGGCGGCTCGGTGGCGAAGTAGCGGCATCCGGCGCTCACGGCGACGCCGCGCCGCCGGGCGGCGCTCGTGAGCACGGTGTCGTCCACGCCGGGCGGCAGGCGAAGCCACAGGTGCAGTCCGCCGGCGGGCGGCGTGGCCAGGGCCGCGCCGGGGATCTCCCGGGTGACGGCGGCGGCCAGCACCGCGCACCGCTCCCGGAGCACCGTGCCGAGGGACCGGACGTGCCGGTCCCAGGCCGGGGAGCTGAGTACTTCCAGAGCGGCCTCCTGGAGGGGGCGGGTGACGAAGAAGTCGTCGACCAGGCGCACCGCCCGCATACGTTCCCTCACCGGTCCGCGTGCCACCAGCGCCCCGATCCGCAGGCTCGGTGCCGCGGGCTTGGTGAGCGAGGTCACGTGGACGACCGTGCCGTCGCGGTCGTCCGCCACCAGCGGCCGGGGCACCGTGCCGCCGTGTCCCAGGTGCCGCGCGACATCGTCCTCGATCACGAACGCGCCCGAAGCGCGCGCGACATCGAGGATCTGCCCGCGCCGTTCGGGTGCCAGCACGGTGCCGGTCGGGTTCTGGAACGTCGGCTGGCAGTACAGCAGCCGTGCGCCGGTCATCGCGAAGGCGTCGGCCAGCATGTCGGGCCGCAGGCCGTCGGCGTCGATCGGCACCGGCACCGGCCGCAGGCCGGCGGCGCGGGCCGCGGCCAGGGCCCGGGGGTAGCTGGGGGACTCCACCAGGACCGGGCTGCCGGGCCCGGCGATGGCCCGGAACGCGATCGACAGGGCGCTCTGTCCGCCGGCGGTGACCAGCACGTCCTCCGGGGCCACGCTGCCGCCGGCCATCCGGGCGAACACGGTGCGCAGCGCCGTCAGGCCGCCGGCCGGGGCGCGGTCCCAGGCGTCCGGACGGCGTGCCGCCCGCGCCAGTGCCGCGCTCAGGACCCGGGTGGGCTGGAGCGAGCGGTGCAGATAGCCGCCGTCCATGGTGATCGTCCCGGCCGGTGGCGGTCCGAGCGGGTCGGCGATCAGGTGGGTGTCGACGGCGCGGTCGGTGAGGGCGACCGTCTGCCAGTCGGTGTCGGCGGCTCCGCCTCGGAGCCGGGGGCGGTGCGCCACGTACGTCCCACTGCCCGGACGGGTCACCACCGCGCCCTCGGCGGCCAGCGCGGCGATGGCCCGCGTCACGGTCGCGGGGCCCACCCGGTACTCCTTGGTCAGCTCCCGGCTGCTCGGCAGCCGGTCACCGGGCGACAGCCGGGAGAGCAGCGTACGGAGACTGTCGGCCAGTGCGCCAGAAGTGCTACCGTCATTCATGTCGGAAGAGAATAGCGCTACTGCATCAGCCCGGGAAGCACTTCAGCTGGACGTCGCCGCCCTGCGGGCCGACACCCCGGGCTGCCGGAACGTCATCCACTTCAACAACGCGGGCTGCGGGCTCCTGGCCGCGCCGGTGGTGGACGCGATGATCGGCCATCTGCACCTCGAGGCGCGGACGGGTGGTTACGAGGCGGCCGCCGCCCGAGCCGCCGAAGTGCGCGGCTTCTACACGGAGATCGCCGCCCTCATCAACACCACGCCCGACAACATCGCCTTCGCGGGCAGCGCCACCCACGCCTATGCCAACGCCCTGTCCTCGATCCCGTTCGAGGCCGACGACGTCATCCTCACCACCCGCGACGACTTCGTCTCGAACCAGATCGCCTTCCTGTCCCTGCGCAAGCGATTCGGCGTACGCATCGTCCACGCGCCCGACGCGCCCGAGGGCGGGGTCGACGTGGAGGCGATGGCCGCGCTGATGCGGACCCACCGCCCGCGCCTGGTGTCCGCCACCCATGTACCCACCAACTCGGGTCTGGTCTCGCCGGTCGCCGAGATCGGCCGCCACTGCCGTGAGCTGGACCTGCTCTATCTGGTCGACGCCTGCCAGTCGGTGGGCCAGTTCGTCATCGACGTGGAGGAGATCGGCTGCGACTTCCTCACCGCCACCTGCCGCAAGTTCCTCCGCGGCCCGCGCGGCTCCGGATTCCTGTACGTCTCCGATCGCGTCCTGCGCGCGGGGTACGAACCGCTGTTCATCGACATGCACGGTGCCCGCTGGACCGAGCCGGGCCGCTACGAGCCCGCCGGGACGGCGGCCCGGTTCGAGGAGTGGGAGTTCCCCTACGCCACCGTGCTCGGCAGCGCCGCCGCGACGCGCTACGCCCGCCAGGTCGGCATCGAGGCCGTCGAGCAGCGCACGCCGGCGCTCGCGGCCCGGCTGCGCGACCGGCTCGAACCCGTTCCGGGGGTCCGCGTGCTCGACCGCGGCCCACGGCTCGCCGCGCTCGTCACCTTCCAGGTGGAAGGCTGGCAGCCGCAGCCGTTCAAGGAGGCCATGGACGCTCGCGGCATCAACTCGGCGCTCAGCTTCCGCGAGTTCGCGCAGTTCGACTTCGGGGACAAGGGCGTCGACTGGTGCCTGCGCCTGTCGCCGCACTACTACAACACCGAGGAGGAGGTGGACCACGTCGCCGACGCGGTCGCCGGCCTCGCCCGCCGGGGCCGGCGATGACAGCAGCACGGAGGCGGGCCGCACAGCCGCTCCCGGAAGGCCCCGACGGCTTCCCGCGGCAGGAGGCCCGGCCACCGCCCCGATCGTGTGCCGACCCGCCGTGAGACGCAGCACACCAGGCCGAAGCCCGGGCGGCGCGCGGTGCCGCCCGGCCCGCCGGTGACCGACGGGAGCCGGGGAACGCCGAAGGGCCCCACCTCGCGGTGGGGCCCTTCGACGTATTGCCCGGTGAGAGCAATGGCGGAGGATACGAGATTCGAACTCGTGAGGGGTTGCCCCCAACACGCTTTCCAAGCGTGCGCCCTAGGCCTCTAGGCGAATCCTCCGCGGCAAACAATACAAGACGTTGAGGAGTGCTCGCGAACCCGTTCCGGAGGCGGGGCGAGGGGGGTCCGAGCACCCCGTCGGATCGGGTAACCTGGGGCCAGCCCCTCACGTGGCGCTATCTGACTGAACTCCCCCAGGGCCGGAAGGCAGCAAGGGTAGGTCGGCTCTGGCGGGTGCGTGGGGGGCGCTTTGCGTGGGGTGCGGGGCGGCACGGGTTGTCGGTGGGCCCCGATAACCTCGTAGGTGTGTCGTCCCTTGCGCTGTACCGCCGCTATCGCCCCGAGTCGTTCGCCGAGGTCATCGGGCAGGAGCATGTCACCGATCCCCTCCAGCAGGCCCTGCGGAACAACCGGGTCAATCACGCGTACCTGTTCAGCGGTCCGCGCGGCTGCGGCAAGACGACCAGCGCCCGTATCCTCGCCCGCTGCCTGAACTGCGAGCAGGGGCCGACGCCCACGCCCTGCGGGGAGTGCCAGTCCTGCCGGGACCTCGCGCGCAACGGGCCGGGATCCATCGACGTCATCGAGATCGACGCCGCCTCCCACGGCGGTGTGGACGACGCCCGTGAGCTGCGGGAGAAGGCCTTCTTCGGGCCCGCGAGCAGCCGGTACAAGATCTACATCATCGACGAGGCCCACATGGTCACCCCGCAGGGCTTCAACGCCCTGCTGAAGGTGGTCGAGGAGCCGCCGGAGCACCTGAAGTTCATCTTCGCGACGACCGAGCCCGAGAAGGTCATCGGCACGATCCGCTCCCGCACCCACCACTACCCCTTCCGGCTGGTGCCGCCCGGCACGCTCCGCGAGTACCTCTCCGAGGTGTGCGGCCGCGAGGGCATCCCCGTCGCCGACGGGGTGATGCCGCTGGTCGTGCGCGCCGGAGCCGGTTCGGTGCGTGACTCGATGTCCGTGATGGACCAGCTGCTCGCCGGCGCGGCCGACGACGGTGTGACATACGCCATGGCCACCGCCCTGCTCGGCTACACCGACGGTTCGCTGCTCGACTCGGTCGTGGACGCCTTCGCCTCCGGCGACGGGGCCGCGGCCTTCGAGGTCGTCGAGCGGGTCGTCGAGGGCGGCAACGACCCGCGGCGCTTCGTCTCCGACCTGCTGGAGCGCCTGCGCGACCTGGTGATCCTGGCCGCCGTGCCGGACGCCGGGTCCAAGGGCCTGATCGACGCGCCCGCCGACGTGGTGGAGCGGATGCAGGCGCAGGCGTCCGTGTTCGGCGCGGCCGAACTGAGCCGCGCCGCCGACCTGGTCAACCAGGGGCTGACCGAGATGCGGGGCGCGACGTCCCCGCGGCTCCAGCTCGAGCTCATCTGCGCGCGGGTGCTGCTGCCCGCCGCGTTCACCGACGAGCGCTCGTTCCAGGCGCGGCTCGACCGGCTGGAGCGCGGCGCGGCGGCCGCCTTCTCCGCGCCCGGCCCCGGCCCCGCCATGGGATATGTGCCGGGCCCCGAGGCCCAGCCGCACGTCCCCCCGGGCGGCGGGCCCGCGGCGGCCCGCGCCGCCGCACGTCCCGAGGCGGCCGCCCCGGCGCCCGCCCCCGCCGCGCCCTCGGCGGCGCCGCCCGCCCCGGCCGTGCCCCCCGCCCCCGTGGCGCCCGCCGCGTCCGCCCCGCCCGCCGAGCAGGCTCCGCCGCCGCAGCCCCCGGCCGCCCGCCCCGGCGCCTGGCCCGGTGCGAGCGCGCCCGCCCCGGCGGCCGCGCCGGAGGCCCGGCGTCCCGGCGGCTGGCCCACCGCGTCCGCCCCCGGCAGCGGCGCTCCGGCCGCCCCGTCGGCCCAGGCGCCCCGGCCCGCGGCCGCCGCCCCTTCGGCGGCCCCGGCGTCGCCCGTGGCCGCGCAGGGCGCGGGCCAGGTGCGGAGCATGTGGCCGGACATCCTGGAGGCGGTCAAGAACCGCCGCCGCTTCACCTGGATCCTCCTCAGCCAGAACGCCCAGGTGGCCGGCTTCGACGGCACCACCCTCCAGCTCGGCTTCCTCAACGCCGGCGCCCGCGACAACTTCGCCAGCAGCGGCAGCGAGGAGGTCCTGAAGCAGGCGCTCGCCGAGCAGTTCCACGTGCAGTGGAAGGTGGAGGCGATCATCGACCCGTCCGGCGGCGCGGGCGGACAGCCGGCCCCCCAGGGCGGCGGCTTCCAGCCCTCCGGCGGCCCGGGCGCCCCCGGCCCCCAGGGCGGGTACGGCCAGGGCCGCCCGCCCGCGCCCCCGCCGCGCCCCCGGCGCCCCCGCTCCCCGGCCGCAGGCCGCCGCCCCGGCCCCGGCCGCCCCCGCGGACCGGCCCCGCCCGGCCGAGTCGTACTCCCCGCCGCCGCCCCCGCCGGTCTCCATCGAGGACGACGTGCCCGAGGAGGACGACCCGGATCTGGTGGACTCCGCCCTGTCCGGGCACGACCTGATCGTGCGCGAGCTCGGCGCCACGGTGGTGGAGGAATATACGAACGAGTAGCGGGCCCGTCCTCGGAGGCCCGTACGACGGCCCCGGGCCCCCGGCGGTTAGGCTGGCGCCCGTGAAGGTCCTCGTCATCGGCGGCGGCGCCCGCGAACACGCCCTGTGCCGCTCTCTGTCCCTCGATCCCGACGTCACCGCTCTGTACTGCGCGCCCGGAAACGCCGGTATCGCCGAGGTCGCGGAGCTGTACCCCGTCGACCAGCTCGACGGCGGGGCCGTCGCGGAGCTCGCGACGCGTCTGGAGGCCGGGCTCGTCGTCGTCGGCCCCGAGGCGCCCCTGGTCGCGGGGGTCGCCGACGCGGTCCGCGCCGCGGGGATCCCCTGCTTCGGCCCGTCCGGTGAGGCGGCGCAGCTCGAAGGCTCCAAGGCGTTCGCCAAGGACGTGATGGCGGCCGCCGGGGTGCCCACCGCGCGCGCCTACGTCTGCACCACGCCGGAGGAGATCGACGAGGCGCTCGACGCCTTCGGGGCGCCGTACGTCGTCAAGGACGACGGGCTCGCCGCGGGCAAGGGCGTCGTCGTCACGAGCGACCTGGCGGCCGCCCGTGAGCACGCGCTGGCCTGCGGCCGGGTCGTCATCGAGGAGTTCCTGGACGGCCCCGAGGTCTCGCTCTTCGCCGTGACCGACGGCACCACGGTCGTCCCGCTGCGCCCCGCACAGGACTTCAAGCGCGCGCTCGACGGCGACGAGGGCCCCAACACCGGCGGCATGGGCGCCTACTCGCCGCTGCCCTGGGCCGACCCGAAGCTGGTCGACGAGGTCCTCCAGTCGGTCCTCCAGCCGACGGTCGACGAGCTGCGCCGGCGCGGCACCCCCTTCTCCGGTCTGCTGTACGCGGGTCTGGCGATCACCTCGCGCGGTGTGCGGGTGATCGAGTTCAACGCGCGCTTCGGCGACCCGGAGACCCAGGTCGTGCTCGCCCGGCTGAAGACGCCGCTGGCGGGCCTGCTGCTGGCCTCCGCGAACGGCACCCTCGACACCCTGCCGCCGCTGCACTGGCGCGACGACGCGGCCGTCACGGTGGTCGTCGCCTCCCACAACTACCCGGGCACGCCGCGCACCGGCGACCCGATCGAGGGCCTGGACGAGGTGGCGGCCGAGGACGCGCCGCACGCGTACGTCCTCCACGCCGGCACCCGGCAGGACGGCGACGCCGTCGTGAGCGCGGGCGGCCGTGTGCTGTCGGTGACGGCCACCGGCAAGGACCTGGCGCAGGCCCGGGAGCGCGCCTACCGCGCCGTGGCCCGGATCCGCCTGGACGGGTCCCAGCACCGCACCGACATCGCCCGCACCGCCGCGGAGGCCTGAGCCCCCGCCCCCTGACCGACGAGGAGCCCGGTGCCGCCCGCACCGGGCTCCTCGCCGTTCCCGGGGCCCTGCCGTCTCGTGGTGCGGGGCCGGAAGCGGCCGAACCGGTGTTCCCCCGCGCGTCCGATCCTTTGCCCAAAGCCATTCCATCGAGTGATGAGTACGCCATCCGGATGACGGGTGCCGAAGCCCCAACTATGGTGCGGCGCAGGCATTCCGGCACATGGCTCACCGGCATTGCGATGTCGGAGGTCGGTGCCACAGTGGGGGAGTGACCAACACCGTCGCAGCGCAGAGGGGGTGAGGTCCGGCCGTGTCCGGTACCGGTTTCGGGGAGTCGATGGGCGCTCATGGCGCCCGTGCCAAGGCCCTTGCCGTGCTGCGGGTGCGCAGCGGGGCGACGGCCGTCGCCCTCGTGCCCGCGGCCGTCGCCGTCGTGCTGATCGCCGGCGGTGCCATGGGCCGGCTGAGCGGGGCCGGCTGGGACACCGCGCGCGGGATCGCCGCGGCCGTCGCCGCCGTGGTGCTGCTCGCCGCGGGCTCGGTCGCGGCGACGATCGCCCGGGCGGCGCCCGCGCTGACCCCCACCGTCGACCTCTCCCCGCGCGCGGCCCCCGATCTGCACCGGCTGGTGGAGGACCTCGCCGCACGGCTCGACGTCCCGGCGCCCTCGGCGCTCGCGCTCACCCCCGACTGCGACAGCTGGCTGGAGGACCGCTCCCATCCGGCGCACCGGATATCCGGTGCGCACGGGCGCCCCCGGCGGCGGTCCGCCGAGGCCCCGGTGCTGGTGATCGGTTCCCCCTTCCTGTGGTGGATGCGCGTCGCCGAACTGCGCGCCGTGCTCGCCCCGGTCGTCGCGGGCGCGGGCCTGGCCGCCGACCCGGACATAGCCGCGGCCCGCCGTTTCGTCCGCGGTCTGGACGCGGCGGTCGCCGACGCGGCCGGCCCGCCGCGATCCCTGCGCCTCCCGCTGACCGTGCTCTCCGGCCGGATCGCCCGGTTCCTGCTGCGCACCTGCCAGACGGACGCGGCCGAGATGGAGCGCTGGGTGGCCGCCGCCGCCTCGGAGCGGGCCCAGGGCGTGGACTACGGCCTGCGGATCGTGGCCCAGGAGCAGGTCGGCCTCGCGTACGCGGGATGGGACCGGCTGCTGACGAGGGTGGCCCTGCCCGCCTGGCGGATGGGCCGGTGGCCCTCGCAGCTGGACGCGGGCGTGGTGTCCGCGCTGACCGAGCTCTCCCGCCGCGACCGCCTCGCGGACGGCTTCACCTCCCGGCTGAACGAGCGCCCGGCCTGCGATCTGCTGGAGGAGCCGGGGGCCGTGGACGAGGCGGTCTCCCTGCTGGCGGCGCGGCTGTTCCACGGCGGTCCGGCCGCGCCGGGCGCGCACTGGTCGCCGGTGGACTGGGACGAGTACCCGGCCGAGGTCGTGGACCACAAGTGGCGCACGGAGGCGGCCCGTATCCATCGGGTGCTGGACGAGCTGGGCGTGCCCACGGCGAGCGGGCCGGAGGGCCCGACCCTGGCCCGGGTGATGGAGCACCTGTCGCAGCGGCCGGGCGGCGAGGCGAGCGACGGCCTGGCGGCGGCGCTGACCGCCCGCATGGCCCGCGACGAGGCGTCGGCCGCGCGGGACGCCGAGCCCCGTGGGGAGGGCCCCGGGCCGGATCCCGGCGCTCCGCACGGCTCCGCCGGCCGGCCCGCGGGCGCGGTCTCCCGGGACGGCGGGGACGAGATGCTCGCGGCCCTGTGGGGCGGCGATCTGGTGCCGCTGCCCCTGCAACCGCCGCGGACGGGGCGCGATCTGCTGGCCGACCACGTCGTGGCGATGGTGTGCTGCACGGCGGTCGACACCGCCGGCGCCGCCCCGGGGCTGGACTGGCTCGACGGGCCGGCGCTGCTGATGGACGGCGAGCGCAGGGCGGATCTGCTCGCCCCGGTGCTCAGCCTGGTCGAGGAGGGCGACGCCAAGCCGCTGCGGGTCTGGCTCGGTTCGCTCGGCGTCCGCCCGGAGAGCCCGGTGCGGCTCGCCTGAGGCGGCGCGGAACGTCTTCGGCGGAACCCTTTCCGCCGGAGGCCGCGACGCGGAGAATCGGGGCCTCGACTCCGCGGACAGCGGCCTCGACTCCTCGGATCACGGCCGCGATCCGGGGGCCGGGGCGGCGATCCGGGGAGTGGGGGACGGCGATCCGGAGGGCGTTATCCGGAGAAGTCCCTTCCGTTTCACGTCGATTCGCGACGAACGGTGACGGAGTGAGTGCGTTATGTGATGTGCTGGAGACCGGCGCTGCACGGTCGGCGCATCGACGATGTCCGGGCGCGAGGGAGGGCACACCATGGGGGCGGACCACATCCGGCGATGGGAATCCGGTGCCCTCGCCCACGCCGTCAGCGACCCGTTCGGCCAGGGCCCGCTGCCCTGGCTGCGCAACAGCGAGAACTACTTCGACGACGCCGGCCAGGTCGTCCCCTGGTACGCCGATCCGCAGCTCGCCCGCGGCGGCTCCGGCGGCCCCCGCACCGCGGACGACGTGCACCGCCAGATCAAGGGCTTCGTCTCCCCGGGGGCGGCACTGCCCGGCGGATCGATCGATTTCCACATCACCGTGGACCCGCCGCAGCAGTTCTCGGTCGA
This window contains:
- the purD gene encoding phosphoribosylamine--glycine ligase, whose product is MKVLVIGGGAREHALCRSLSLDPDVTALYCAPGNAGIAEVAELYPVDQLDGGAVAELATRLEAGLVVVGPEAPLVAGVADAVRAAGIPCFGPSGEAAQLEGSKAFAKDVMAAAGVPTARAYVCTTPEEIDEALDAFGAPYVVKDDGLAAGKGVVVTSDLAAAREHALACGRVVIEEFLDGPEVSLFAVTDGTTVVPLRPAQDFKRALDGDEGPNTGGMGAYSPLPWADPKLVDEVLQSVLQPTVDELRRRGTPFSGLLYAGLAITSRGVRVIEFNARFGDPETQVVLARLKTPLAGLLLASANGTLDTLPPLHWRDDAAVTVVVASHNYPGTPRTGDPIEGLDEVAAEDAPHAYVLHAGTRQDGDAVVSAGGRVLSVTATGKDLAQARERAYRAVARIRLDGSQHRTDIARTAAEA
- a CDS encoding FG-GAP-like repeat-containing protein; amino-acid sequence: MQFRSTGIRLASAVTAVLAVTALGAGTLAVAPAAFAAPAGPLAAPAADEQPAALPVFPEGSELAGTGATGFLTYSFTQDGTRELHWTPYTGGAAVRIDYPEGGGWATSGTDVIALGDDNWTSQMRALTLRDMADPAAPGVDIDLGALGANYVAVVGPTSVLAQVTHEDGTAELHVVSKDGAATTSRKVSGLPADATEFFTSAPVRDGIAFVGYATGPEGARTGGRALIELTDRTVTTAYTAAESGYGFSRMMFSTSHVAWLDWKSGTGLYVTSVDRATGEEKQTVIGSRSDEWHMELVGDRLVYGNADNPARAVSLADGGSRDLLDVATSSARAADGSAVFSGRRAADGEGLFRIAAGQDGAPEVTKVAEPGAPAPLGFSQEYVPETVDLDEDGGEVSLHWTLSRPAAHLDVTLTHIATGKEIHRRLTGPDTYFPFTWDGLADGVDAPNGKYAVEAEAAPADGVGEPAYQGYFMTVSRAADPHDYNDNGSTDVLARDASGVLWRDDLRNKPVDGVFAASQRARIGAGWQTYKHIEAVGDIVGNRVGDLVAADGSGVLWHYAGKGDGNFAARTRVGGGWGVYDRITGGSDLDGDGRADLVAADTAGVLWFYKGTGSDTAPFAARTRVGGGWGVYNQLTAVGDIAGTTAGDLVARDTAGVLWLYQGNGRGNFSAPVRIGGGWGVFSSLVGAGDLDGDGRADLIAYGGDGTWVYRSTGTATAPFSRRSTSLYAGEGTAFDPVA
- a CDS encoding aminotransferase class V-fold PLP-dependent enzyme — translated: MSEENSATASAREALQLDVAALRADTPGCRNVIHFNNAGCGLLAAPVVDAMIGHLHLEARTGGYEAAAARAAEVRGFYTEIAALINTTPDNIAFAGSATHAYANALSSIPFEADDVILTTRDDFVSNQIAFLSLRKRFGVRIVHAPDAPEGGVDVEAMAALMRTHRPRLVSATHVPTNSGLVSPVAEIGRHCRELDLLYLVDACQSVGQFVIDVEEIGCDFLTATCRKFLRGPRGSGFLYVSDRVLRAGYEPLFIDMHGARWTEPGRYEPAGTAARFEEWEFPYATVLGSAAATRYARQVGIEAVEQRTPALAARLRDRLEPVPGVRVLDRGPRLAALVTFQVEGWQPQPFKEAMDARGINSALSFREFAQFDFGDKGVDWCLRLSPHYYNTEEEVDHVADAVAGLARRGRR
- a CDS encoding aminotransferase-like domain-containing protein, translating into MNDGSTSGALADSLRTLLSRLSPGDRLPSSRELTKEYRVGPATVTRAIAALAAEGAVVTRPGSGTYVAHRPRLRGGAADTDWQTVALTDRAVDTHLIADPLGPPPAGTITMDGGYLHRSLQPTRVLSAALARAARRPDAWDRAPAGGLTALRTVFARMAGGSVAPEDVLVTAGGQSALSIAFRAIAGPGSPVLVESPSYPRALAAARAAGLRPVPVPIDADGLRPDMLADAFAMTGARLLYCQPTFQNPTGTVLAPERRGQILDVARASGAFVIEDDVARHLGHGGTVPRPLVADDRDGTVVHVTSLTKPAAPSLRIGALVARGPVRERMRAVRLVDDFFVTRPLQEAALEVLSSPAWDRHVRSLGTVLRERCAVLAAAVTREIPGAALATPPAGGLHLWLRLPPGVDDTVLTSAARRRGVAVSAGCRYFATEPPAAHLRIGFAATADHAELTEGARRLGAALTDLGPGPE